The Triplophysa rosa linkage group LG25, Trosa_1v2, whole genome shotgun sequence genome window below encodes:
- the kcnh1b gene encoding potassium voltage-gated channel subfamily H member 1b, with translation LNIKSVFFFLLALLYATIFGNVTTIFQQMYANTNRYHEMLNSVRDFLKLYQVPKGLSERVMDYIVSTWSMSRGIDTDKVLQICPKDMRADICVHLNRKVFKEHPAFRLASDGCLRALAMKFQTIHSAPGDLIYHAGESVDSLCFVVSGSLEVIQDDEVVAILGKGDVFGDVFWKEVNLAQACANVRALTYCDLHIIKRDALQKVLEFYTAFAGHFSRNLVLTYNLRKRIVFRKISDVKREEEEILRRKNEAPLNLPPDHPVRRLFQRFRQQREARLAAERASQGEQDVERGQIHVQQTAMHEISAPISIVTVTEGTTTPATSSSSKTSCRAKFQTHMAPNGNCSGSKPAEPPINKGWGRFKEATVKSELSWSPMSKAESMETLPDRTKSQDKLSLKKINSCDSGITKSDLRLDSMGDSTTRTPQDRSPMQHDGRQAFCLIQKHSLQACLTELKQELRGDIHSLSSRMSALENQLGDILRLLKARKSSESSHLYDISRPESPDSEKDDNTFS, from the exons TTGAATATcaaaagtgtgtttttttttcttttagctCTCCTTTACGCTACCATTTTTGGTAATGTAACCACCATCTTCCAGCAAATGTACGCCAATACCAACCGCTACCACGAGATGTTAAATAGCGTGAGGGACTTTCTGAAGCTCTACCAGGTTCCCAAGGGCCTCAGCGAGAGAGTGATGGACTATATCGTCTCCACTTGGTCCATGTCCAGAGGCATTGATACAGATAAG GTGTTGCAGATTTGTCCCAAGGACATGCGAGCGGACATCTGCGTCCATCTCAACAGGAAGGTGTTCAAGGAACATCCAGCCTTCCGACTGGCCAGCGACGGGTGTTTGCGAGCTCTTGCTATGAAGTTTCAGACCATCCACAGTGCTCCGGGAGACCTGATCTATCACGCAGGTGAAAGTGTGGACAGCCTCTGCTTTGTGGTGTCAGGCTCCTTAGAGGTCATTCAAGACGATGAAGTTGTTGCCATTTTGG ggAAGGGTGATGTGTTTGGGGACGTGTTCTGGAAGGAGGTGAATTTAGCTCAGGCCTGTGCCAATGTTCGTGCACTGACCTACTGTGATCTTCACATCATCAAACGTGACGCCTTACAGAAGGTTCTGGAGTTCTACACGGCCTTCGCGGGACACTTCTCTCGAAACCTGGTGCTCACCTACAACCTGAGGAAAAGG ATTGTCTTCCGTAAAATAAGCGATGTCAAACGGGAGGAGGAGGAGATCCTGCGGAGGAAGAACGAAGCTCCTCTGAATCTTCCCCCAGACCATCCTGTGCGACGCCTCTTCCAACGATTCCGTCAACAGAGAGAAGCCCGGCTGGCCGCAGAGCGAGCAAGTCAAGGAGAACAGGACGTCGAGAGAGGCCAGATTCATGTACAGCAAACTGCGATGCACGAGATCAGTGCACCAATTAGCATCGTCACAGTTACTGAGGGTACAACTACACCAGCCACCTCATCATCATCTAAAACATCATGCAGAGCCAAATTTCAAACTCATATGGCCCCTAATGGAAACTGTAGTGGAAGTAAGCCAGCCGAACCACCAATCAATAAAGGCTGGGGTCGGTTTAAAGAAGCCACAGTCAAGTCTGAGCTCTCTTGGTCCCCTATGTCCAAAGCAGAGTCCATGGAGACACTCCCAGATAGGACTAAATCACAAGACAAACTGTCCCTCAAAAAGATTAACTCTTGTGACAGTGGCATCACCAAGAGTGACCTGAGACTCGACAGCATGGGTGACAGTACTACTCGAACCCCTCAGGATCGAAGCCCCATGCAACATGATGGGCGTCAAGCCTTCTGCCTGATTCAAAAGCACAGTCTTCAGGCCTGCTTGACAGAACTTAAGCAGGAACTGCGAGGGGATATTCACTCTCTGAGCAGCAGAATGTCAGCGCTTGAAAACCAGCTTGGCGATATACTCAGACTCCTCAAAGCAAGAAAGAGCTCAGAGTCTTCCCATTTGTATGACATATCAAGACCTGAGTCACCAGACTCAGAAAAAGATGACAACACGTTCTCTTAA